In Methylotenera sp. L2L1, the following proteins share a genomic window:
- a CDS encoding HP0495 family protein, whose protein sequence is MTDIDPQATPPLIEFPCRFPIKVMGETQEIFSTTIIGLIQTIVPSFNAEHIEMRASSNGKYISLTCSVDVASQAQLDDVYRLLTSHPLVKYTL, encoded by the coding sequence ATGACTGATATTGACCCGCAAGCAACACCGCCACTCATCGAGTTCCCTTGCCGATTTCCTATTAAAGTGATGGGTGAAACGCAAGAAATATTCTCGACGACAATCATTGGCTTGATTCAAACCATTGTGCCAAGCTTTAATGCTGAGCACATCGAAATGCGCGCAAGTTCTAACGGTAAATATATCAGTCTGACGTGTTCTGTTGATGTAGCTTCACAAGCTCAGCTTGATGATGTTTACCGCTTATTAACATCACACCCTTTAGTGAAGTACACGCTTTAA
- the lipB gene encoding lipoyl(octanoyl) transferase LipB, which translates to MLNNIIVRNLGTTSFEVTCEAMQQFTAARVADSADEIWLTEHPPVYSLGLNRKQVAPPSRDDIVVVNTDRGGKITYHGPGQVILYVLLDLSRRNLNIRSLVSLLENTVIELLAQYDVSAIAKKDAPGVYVSLANSHEAKIASLGLRVKNNCCYHGLSLNIDMDLSPFNAIDPCGYKGLAVTQTKDLGIDANIQTIGEQLVAMLTSKLEHLHDERTP; encoded by the coding sequence ATGTTAAACAATATTATCGTTAGAAATTTAGGCACCACCTCATTTGAAGTAACATGTGAGGCAATGCAACAATTCACAGCTGCCAGAGTGGCTGATTCGGCCGATGAAATTTGGCTCACTGAACACCCACCAGTTTACTCACTAGGGCTTAACCGTAAACAGGTAGCGCCACCTTCCCGTGATGACATTGTCGTCGTGAATACCGACCGTGGTGGGAAAATCACCTATCACGGCCCTGGCCAAGTCATCCTTTACGTTTTATTAGACCTATCAAGACGCAATCTTAATATACGTAGTTTAGTCAGCTTGCTGGAAAATACAGTGATAGAATTACTGGCGCAATATGATGTAAGCGCAATAGCAAAAAAAGATGCGCCTGGCGTTTATGTAAGCTTAGCAAATTCACACGAAGCCAAAATAGCCTCATTAGGGTTACGTGTTAAAAATAATTGCTGCTATCACGGCTTGAGCCTTAATATAGACATGGATTTAAGCCCATTTAACGCGATTGACCCTTGTGGCTACAAAGGGCTTGCAGTGACACAAACCAAAGACCTAGGCATTGATGCCAATATACAAACCATTGGTGAGCAACTTGTAGCAATGCTTACCAGCAAACTAGAGCATTTGCATGACGAACGTACCCCCTAA